One Dictyoglomus thermophilum H-6-12 DNA window includes the following coding sequences:
- a CDS encoding Gfo/Idh/MocA family protein: MDRFIGLIGLGYWGKNILRNLYELGVLHTACDFSHEVVEERRRSFPEVSYTTDFNDLLSNSEIKAIAIATPAVTHYELAKKALLAGKDVFVEKPMTTSVKEGEELVKIAEEKNKIIMVGHILQYHPAVTKLKELISQGLIGEIIYIYSHRVNVGKIRIDENVWWSLAPHDVSLILMLTGRMPKRIYYQGSSYITKGIDDIALASLEFDNGIRGHIFVSWWHPYKEQKLVTIGSKGMLIFDDTTEEKLFLYPHKVEWNNGIPVAKKEEMQVIPVEKKEPLKEELLHFIECVKERKTPRTDGYEGLRVLKVLEKITSDG; this comes from the coding sequence ATGGATAGATTTATTGGACTTATTGGTCTTGGATATTGGGGTAAGAATATTTTAAGAAATTTATATGAGCTTGGAGTACTTCATACTGCTTGTGATTTTAGTCACGAAGTTGTTGAGGAGAGAAGAAGAAGCTTTCCTGAGGTAAGTTATACTACAGATTTTAATGATCTTCTTAGCAATTCTGAGATAAAGGCTATAGCAATTGCAACTCCGGCTGTTACTCACTATGAGCTTGCAAAGAAGGCCCTATTGGCTGGAAAAGATGTATTCGTGGAAAAGCCAATGACTACTTCTGTTAAAGAAGGAGAAGAACTTGTAAAGATAGCAGAGGAAAAAAATAAAATTATTATGGTAGGACATATATTGCAGTATCATCCTGCAGTAACAAAGCTGAAAGAGCTTATTTCTCAGGGTTTAATAGGAGAGATAATATATATTTATTCTCATAGAGTTAATGTAGGTAAAATAAGAATTGATGAAAATGTATGGTGGAGTCTTGCTCCTCACGATGTATCTTTAATTCTTATGTTAACTGGGAGGATGCCTAAGAGGATATATTATCAGGGTTCATCATATATCACAAAAGGAATAGATGATATTGCTTTGGCTTCTCTTGAATTTGATAATGGAATTAGGGGACATATCTTTGTAAGTTGGTGGCATCCCTATAAGGAACAAAAATTGGTGACAATAGGCTCAAAAGGAATGCTTATTTTTGATGACACTACGGAAGAGAAACTATTTTTATATCCTCATAAAGTAGAGTGGAATAATGGGATACCTGTTGCTAAGAAGGAGGAAATGCAAGTAATTCCTGTGGAGAAAAAGGAGCCCTTGAAAGAAGAGCTTTTGCATTTTATTGAATGTGTGAAAGAGAGAAAAACTCCAAGAACAGATGGATATGAGGGATTGAGAGTACTTAAAGTACTTGAGAAGATAACGAGTGACGGGTGA
- a CDS encoding DUF4258 domain-containing protein, which produces MIDGEGKVKEIRFSNHALLKFKVLEAHGIIINEEFVKNTILYPDRIEKGYKGRIIAQKHLDNEHVIRVIYEEFPDCIIVITFYPGRRDRYEKD; this is translated from the coding sequence GTGATAGATGGCGAGGGAAAAGTGAAAGAGATAAGATTTAGTAATCATGCCTTGTTAAAATTTAAAGTATTAGAAGCACATGGTATAATTATCAATGAAGAATTTGTCAAGAATACAATACTTTATCCTGATAGGATTGAGAAAGGGTATAAAGGAAGAATTATCGCTCAAAAGCATTTAGATAATGAGCATGTAATAAGAGTAATTTATGAGGAGTTTCCAGACTGTATTATTGTTATAACCTTTTATCCAGGAAGGAGAGATAGGTATGAGAAAGATTAA
- a CDS encoding DUF2283 domain-containing protein translates to MRKIKYSKDVDILLIELSDKPIDYAEEEGQLIIHFSKEGEPVLIEILDAKDFIINSLSSLLKEEEVIIP, encoded by the coding sequence ATGAGAAAGATTAAATATAGTAAAGATGTTGATATACTTTTAATTGAGTTGTCTGATAAGCCTATAGATTATGCCGAGGAAGAAGGGCAATTGATAATTCATTTCTCTAAAGAAGGAGAACCTGTGCTTATAGAAATATTGGATGCTAAAGATTTTATAATAAATTCCCTTTCAAGTTTACTAAAAGAGGAGGAAGTTATAATTCCATAA
- a CDS encoding four helix bundle protein, with protein MVRTHKDLEVWKESMGLVKEIYKLTQDFPKDEIYGIIQQIRRSAISIY; from the coding sequence ATTGTTAGGACTCATAAGGATTTAGAGGTATGGAAAGAATCAATGGGGCTTGTAAAAGAAATCTATAAACTAACTCAAGATTTCCCCAAAGATGAAATATATGGAATAATTCAACAAATAAGGAGATCAGCTATTTCTATTTATTAA
- a CDS encoding acyltransferase, producing MLTNKKYFVHESSYVDEPVEIGEGTKIWHFCHILPHTVIGKNCVIGQNVMIGPRVKIGNNVKIQNNVSVYEGVEIEDDVFCGPSCVFTNVINPRAFIERKHEFKKTIVKKGATIGANATIVCGVTIGEYAFVGAGAVVTKDVPPYALVVGVPARQIGWVCKCGVRLEFDEKGEALCKSCGEKYRLVEGRVETTF from the coding sequence ATGCTCACAAATAAAAAATACTTTGTTCATGAAAGTTCTTATGTGGATGAGCCTGTAGAGATAGGAGAGGGAACAAAAATTTGGCATTTTTGTCATATATTGCCTCATACTGTAATAGGCAAGAATTGTGTTATAGGTCAAAATGTGATGATAGGGCCAAGGGTAAAGATAGGAAATAATGTAAAAATACAAAACAATGTGAGTGTATATGAGGGAGTAGAGATTGAAGACGATGTTTTTTGTGGACCATCTTGTGTATTTACCAATGTAATAAATCCAAGGGCATTTATAGAGAGGAAGCATGAGTTTAAGAAGACAATAGTTAAAAAAGGTGCTACAATAGGAGCAAATGCTACGATTGTATGTGGGGTAACGATAGGGGAGTATGCTTTTGTAGGGGCGGGAGCAGTAGTAACAAAGGATGTACCACCCTATGCTCTTGTTGTAGGGGTTCCAGCAAGGCAGATTGGATGGGTATGCAAGTGTGGTGTAAGGCTTGAGTTTGATGAGAAAGGAGAAGCGCTTTGTAAGAGCTGTGGGGAGAAGTATAGGTTGGTAGAGGGTAGAGTGGAAACAACATTTTAA
- a CDS encoding phenylacetate--CoA ligase family protein, protein MSTRSFLFRSYYKLRGSKVLDYYDEFKKSQYLTRDELIRNQEKQLKRMIEFVYENVPYYKKLFKSLSISPDDINKVEDLQKLPILTKREIKRNWEDFFPQNLNSIRYIKGKTGGSTGEPFKYRMSLEDYERGIALLYRGWGFAGYQLGDKVAVIGGSSLVPSLRFSMKRKIQESLLNFRYYSSFDMSEENLLRYIEDMNCWNPKFIRGYASSIYLMAKFIEQNRITLSFVPKAIFSTAEKLTFKMRESIERVFKTQVFDNYGLNDGGISAYECEQHNGLHIDTERAILEVVDESGKQLKEGEGKILATSLYNFAMPLIRYDTGDIGIISSEFCKCGRASYLLKGLVGRSQEFVVSSLGSKVHGEFFTHIFWEIDNVKQFQVIQENVGEVLINIVPDDWDHIDRIDVKKITKILENKGFKVSIKLVNEESLSYTSGGKYKFVINKLSDYNES, encoded by the coding sequence ATGAGCACTAGAAGTTTTTTGTTTAGGAGTTATTATAAGTTAAGGGGTAGTAAAGTTTTAGACTATTACGATGAGTTTAAAAAGTCTCAGTATTTGACACGTGATGAGCTAATAAGAAATCAGGAGAAACAACTGAAGAGAATGATAGAATTTGTTTATGAAAATGTACCTTATTACAAAAAACTTTTTAAATCTCTTTCTATATCTCCTGATGATATAAACAAAGTTGAGGACTTACAAAAACTCCCTATTTTAACTAAAAGAGAGATTAAACGTAATTGGGAAGATTTTTTCCCTCAGAATTTAAATAGTATTAGATATATTAAAGGCAAAACTGGAGGATCTACTGGAGAGCCATTTAAATATAGGATGTCTTTAGAAGATTATGAGAGAGGTATAGCTTTGTTGTATAGAGGGTGGGGGTTTGCTGGTTATCAATTGGGGGACAAAGTTGCTGTTATTGGAGGTTCGTCATTGGTCCCAAGTTTGAGATTTAGTATGAAGAGAAAGATTCAGGAGAGTCTATTAAACTTTCGTTATTATTCATCTTTTGATATGAGTGAGGAAAATTTACTAAGATATATTGAAGATATGAATTGTTGGAATCCTAAATTTATAAGAGGATATGCTTCTTCTATCTATCTTATGGCTAAATTTATTGAGCAAAATAGAATTACCTTATCCTTTGTGCCAAAGGCTATTTTTTCTACTGCTGAGAAGTTAACTTTTAAGATGAGAGAAAGTATAGAAAGAGTATTTAAAACTCAAGTTTTTGATAATTATGGTTTGAATGATGGTGGAATATCGGCATATGAATGTGAACAGCATAATGGTTTGCATATAGATACCGAAAGAGCAATATTAGAAGTAGTAGACGAATCTGGTAAACAGCTTAAAGAGGGAGAGGGGAAGATTTTAGCTACTAGTTTATATAACTTTGCTATGCCACTTATTAGATATGACACAGGAGATATAGGGATCATATCTTCTGAATTTTGTAAATGCGGTAGGGCAAGTTATCTGTTGAAGGGTTTAGTTGGGCGTTCGCAGGAATTTGTTGTATCCTCTTTAGGCAGTAAAGTTCATGGTGAGTTTTTCACTCATATTTTTTGGGAAATAGATAATGTAAAACAATTCCAGGTTATTCAGGAAAATGTTGGAGAAGTTTTGATCAATATTGTTCCCGATGATTGGGACCATATTGACAGAATTGATGTAAAGAAGATTACTAAAATATTAGAAAATAAAGGTTTTAAAGTTAGTATTAAGCTTGTTAATGAAGAATCTTTGTCTTATACTAGTGGTGGAAAATATAAATTTGTAATAAATAAATTATCTGATTATAATGAAAGCTAA
- a CDS encoding glycosyltransferase family 4 protein — translation MIKLCHITTVHPSFDVRIFHKECKTLAKSGYYVYLIVQHHKEEVIDGVHILPLPKVGSRLERVIKQPWRALRLALKTNSSIYHLHDPELIPIGLILKLLGKRVIFDSHEDVPLQLLSKPYLNRFALRMLSQVFSIFEKYSCRYFDGIVCATPSITEKFLKINPNSVNVNNYPLLEESKFLYHNYNENKMNEICYIGGISQIRGINELIKALEFVDNVRLNLAGNFESAELEKRIKGMKGWKKVNYYGFVGRENVYEIMARSKAGVVIFSPLPNHINSQPNKMFEYMSAGLPVITSNFPLWREIVERDNCGICVDPLNPKEIADAIRYIIAHPEEAKKMGDNGRRAVLEKYNWEKESEKLLDLYKELLKGEIKT, via the coding sequence ATGATTAAACTCTGTCATATAACAACCGTTCACCCTTCTTTTGATGTTCGTATATTTCACAAAGAGTGTAAAACATTAGCAAAGTCAGGGTATTATGTTTATCTTATTGTTCAACATCATAAGGAAGAAGTTATTGATGGGGTTCATATACTGCCTTTACCTAAGGTAGGCAGTAGACTTGAGAGAGTCATTAAACAGCCTTGGAGAGCGTTAAGATTGGCATTAAAGACTAATTCAAGTATTTATCATTTACATGATCCTGAGTTAATTCCTATAGGACTAATATTAAAATTATTGGGGAAAAGGGTAATTTTTGACTCACACGAGGATGTACCTCTTCAACTTTTGTCAAAGCCATATCTTAATAGGTTTGCTTTAAGAATGTTATCCCAGGTGTTTTCCATATTTGAAAAATATAGTTGTAGGTATTTTGATGGGATAGTTTGTGCAACACCCTCAATTACAGAGAAATTTTTAAAGATTAATCCTAATAGTGTTAATGTAAATAATTATCCACTACTGGAAGAATCTAAATTTTTATATCATAATTACAATGAGAATAAAATGAATGAGATATGTTATATTGGAGGCATTTCTCAAATAAGGGGAATTAATGAGTTAATAAAGGCTTTAGAATTTGTAGATAATGTAAGACTAAATCTTGCTGGAAATTTTGAAAGTGCAGAATTAGAGAAGAGAATTAAAGGTATGAAAGGTTGGAAGAAAGTGAACTATTATGGGTTTGTAGGAAGAGAAAATGTTTATGAAATTATGGCAAGATCTAAGGCTGGAGTAGTTATTTTTTCTCCTTTGCCTAATCATATTAATAGTCAGCCTAATAAAATGTTTGAATATATGTCTGCTGGACTTCCTGTTATTACATCTAACTTTCCTCTTTGGAGAGAAATCGTTGAGAGAGACAATTGTGGCATATGTGTAGATCCTTTAAATCCAAAAGAAATAGCAGATGCTATAAGGTATATAATAGCGCATCCTGAAGAGGCAAAAAAAATGGGAGATAATGGAAGAAGGGCTGTATTAGAGAAGTATAATTGGGAAAAAGAGAGTGAAAAGTTATTAGATTTGTATAAAGAGTTACTAAAAGGAGAGATTAAGACATAG
- a CDS encoding glycosyltransferase family 4 protein: MNILLINHYAGSPKYGMEYRPYYLGKEWVKNRHQVTIIASSFSHVRSKNPEIDSEIKEELIDGMRYIWIKTPRYKGNGIKRVINIFSFVFKLIKNSRRFSKEIKPDVVIASSTYPLDIYPAYLISRFSKAKLIFEVHDLWPLTPIELGGMPKWHPFIIILQIAEDFAYRKCDKVVSILPKALDYMVSRGLKPEKFVHIPNGIDIEEWQSFTDPLPEEHKSVIERFKNEGKFLVGYAGSLGVANALDYFVKSAKYLKDLPVALVLVGQGPEKEKLQRYVEENKLDKVVFLPPVPKKSIPELLDKIDIFYIGWRRSPLYRFGVSPNKLFDYMMAGKPIIHAVEAGNDLVAESGCGMSVPPEDPIAIANAIRKLISMSKDEREKMGLRGKEYVIKNHDYKILARKFLEVINI; encoded by the coding sequence ATGAACATCTTACTTATTAATCATTATGCAGGTTCGCCTAAATATGGAATGGAGTATCGGCCTTATTATTTGGGGAAAGAATGGGTCAAGAATAGACATCAAGTAACAATAATCGCTTCTTCTTTTTCTCATGTAAGAAGCAAGAATCCAGAAATTGATAGTGAGATAAAAGAGGAGCTAATTGATGGAATGAGATATATTTGGATAAAAACTCCAAGATATAAGGGAAATGGAATTAAAAGAGTTATAAACATTTTTAGTTTTGTATTTAAGCTAATTAAAAATAGTAGGAGGTTTTCAAAAGAGATTAAACCAGACGTGGTTATTGCTTCATCTACATATCCTTTAGATATATACCCAGCTTATTTAATTTCTCGTTTTTCAAAGGCAAAGTTGATCTTTGAAGTGCATGATTTATGGCCACTAACACCTATAGAGCTTGGAGGAATGCCTAAATGGCATCCATTTATAATAATTCTCCAAATAGCAGAAGATTTTGCTTATAGAAAATGTGATAAGGTTGTTTCTATTCTTCCTAAGGCTTTAGATTATATGGTAAGCAGAGGTTTAAAACCTGAGAAGTTTGTTCACATTCCTAATGGTATCGATATAGAAGAGTGGCAGTCTTTTACTGATCCGTTACCGGAGGAACATAAGAGTGTAATTGAAAGATTTAAGAATGAGGGAAAATTTCTTGTGGGATATGCAGGTTCTTTGGGGGTAGCAAATGCTCTTGATTATTTTGTGAAGTCAGCAAAGTATCTTAAAGATTTACCAGTTGCGCTCGTTCTTGTTGGGCAGGGTCCTGAAAAAGAGAAACTACAAAGATATGTAGAGGAAAATAAACTAGATAAAGTAGTTTTTTTACCACCTGTGCCTAAAAAATCCATTCCTGAATTATTGGATAAAATTGATATTTTTTACATTGGTTGGAGAAGGAGTCCTCTATACCGATTTGGGGTAAGCCCTAATAAACTTTTTGATTACATGATGGCAGGAAAGCCTATTATACATGCAGTAGAAGCAGGAAATGATCTGGTAGCAGAAAGTGGCTGTGGCATGTCTGTTCCTCCAGAGGATCCTATTGCTATTGCAAATGCTATTAGAAAACTTATAAGTATGTCAAAAGACGAAAGAGAGAAGATGGGATTAAGAGGTAAAGAATATGTTATAAAAAACCATGATTATAAAATATTAGCAAGGAAATTTTTGGAAGTGATTAATATTTAA